The genomic interval GGACGAACCTGCACCCTGGGTCAAGGTAATTATTggtattttctattctatatgtgtgaaaaatgtatatattcaaTGTACACATCCGAAAACAAAACTGTTAAGGTGTACGTCAAAACAACTGTAAGTTATCGCTGTTATGCTCTCTTTGGCACATgcacaaaaaaagtaaaaaaaaaatcaatttgtcATGCTAAAAGACATTTAAATAGTATTAAAAGCAGgctgttttgtaacaataaaTCTATTGAAACCAACCTTTTTATAAATGAGATCAATGGGACATCCCATGTTAATGTCAATGAAATCAACTTCACAAGTTTTGGAAATAAGTTCGGCACACCTTGACATTGTATCGGGGAAGGCACCACAAAGCtgagaataaatatttaatgaaatatatactAGAGTGACTATCTGCAGACAGTACACAAGTAAATTTGCCagtaaattgtatttaaaatagtaTATACTATAGTAGGATtcgggaagatgggacacctttagcacataatatccaaatatcccaaaTGTCTTTTATCCAATAACGTTCTATGAGAGAAGTTAGACAACCTCTATGGTTGAAGGCCGTCACGCAAACCTTCTTGCCACAGCGTCGGTAAGTCTCTTTCCGTGGTCACCAAAGCATAAAACTCAGCCTACCTGAACTCCGAAAATATCTTCACACGGATGTCTCTTCATGAGTGCCCACTCTCCACCCTTAGCTTGCAATACATTGGTAGCTACAGCCATCTCCCCACATGTAATGTCCGCTCCTAATCGCTTGCATACAACTCGAAATGGTAGGTTTCCACACTGAAAgtgaatgtaaatatatatgtataatgtatattactaaaaaaatacctttgttAAGGCCTAAACCAAACTATTAAGACTTAATTTTGCCCAAAactaatttacaaataaaagttttgttaaaggGAAATTGAAAATGTAACCATCATAAGTCCAGTTTAGGGATAATTACAAAATCTCACTGTTGTCAGTGGCGCCAAGTACAGCTTGTCACGAAAATCAATTGTTTTCTTTTCAATGGTTTTGAGTGGAATTAGATCAGTATCGAGAACGCATCCATGTTTGTTTAGAACATCTTCACTTGTAGTTATATCACCCGTTGTGACAACAGTAGTCACATTTTCTTCATTACCAACATTTTCAGGGATTTTTTTGGCGTTTTGATCAAGTTTTCGTGCTTTTGCTTTGCTACTTTCTTTTACAGCAGTGTCCGATTTTGAGAAATCAAATTTTCTTTTGCGCAATTGAAGTTGTAAATCGCGAGGGAGGACATTTTTGATCTTAACACTgtttgttttcagtttttcttCATCAACTTTGTTAACGTAAcctaaaattgaaaatattctgttacttctaccaggcataatgcaaataatttttagtGGTAGAACTGGTATAGACAACACAGTGTATTTCCTTCGTTTTAACACATTTCCTGATAAGGTCTTGACGGTGGTAGACGAAACAGCGGAAATACagtatgttttttacttttttatatcatATAAGCCTCTAAAAgttgattaaaaattaaaaatactaaaaacgagattttaaaacattataggAAAAATTGATAGAACAGAGAGTGTAATTTATCAATGGTTTGTCCTTGGCAAAAACATGTGTGATAAAGTGTGTGGTCTGTGGTGTGGTGTTATTATGTCATTCATTACTAATGTCGCCTTTCCTGTCACGTTCACATGACAAATGCCaggaaataaaataaccaCCACGCTGTAAACAACTTAACAACCcataaagttataatatatataagcgggtaacaataacataacgtaaaatatagtaggatgggggaagatgggacacccttagcacataatattcaaatagcctgatcatgttctaaataattaacaacggtatatgggagtcgtgaggatatagttttataattctttgaatattcttcgtttactactaaaagggacgagaaaatagagtcaaaatgtgtctcatcttcccccaccccactataattttaatttatctccttaaaaacgatagcgaagatcatgttatttaaagaatgaagagaagagaattaattacaaaacgacagttggtAAACCGACTATGGAAAAAAGTGTGGGGAAGGGTGTGAACTAAAAAGCGTGGCCTTCGCATCCATACTTTTAATAGTTGTTatataaaacaccaaaaaaacaCTGTACTATTTTGAAATgccatatttttttctaaaaaaataaagtatgtTGCATGtaattacaatattattttgtttctgaCTCCAAATAAaacgaataaatgaaaatcTAAGTTTACGGCGTTTGCAAAATCTTAGTGGTTGAAGTAATATGTCACCCCCACTTCAGtattttacaaccaaatataaacaaactaaattcAATTTACCTTCATTAGTTTTCTCAACATGATCTCTAGCAAAACGGCAAGTAAACGAATAATTGCATTTCCCGATAGTTTGgaaagcaaaacatttttctcCAAGATCGTCAGGTTTAAGTTCCATGTATTTTCCTATGTCATGCAGATACTGACACTTTTCGCCGAAATGACAATAACCTTTTTCAGAAATCTGtgaaattattaacaaatatatatatatattacattctAATTGAAtcttatttattaccaaaagaAAATAAGGTAGAATAGCCGAGAAAGGCATTAAATGGTTTAGCAAATTCTAaactaaacagtaaacacacaaatatttacattatttcaaatttaaatttcgtGAATAATTTGTagaattcctttttttaaaaactttaaaaaaattctcacTACAGGTAGAATAGTTGTGgaaaacatttatttgttaaaaaagtttcaaccacattattttatcatttaaatatttcttaaataaattaaggatttttttagataatttaaatataaaaagttaaaaacatcttACTTTACTAGGGCACAGCTTTAGTGAAAGTTGTTCTTGTTTCGGACGAGGTCGGTTTTTATTTTGGCCACGAGGTTTCTTCCTTTCGCGATCTCCATTAGATGATTtgatctgttttaaaatagaaatattataaataggttgtttcataaacctggATTGACATTCTCGTCTACtgactttttttatgtttagtcggccgactaagTTTTGGTGCATAACTTATGACAGAAGTTAGCCACTAGTCGGTCAAAATTTAACCACTAAGTTTTAGTCgggcaattaaaaaaaaaattcaatttgGGCGGCGACCAGTTTAGTTCAGTAGACGAGAATACCATCTCTGGCTAATCCAGAGTTGTGGTGAGGTATCTGCCTCTAGCCAACAGCATACGGTTTCGCTACTATACTATTATGGACTTGTGTGTCTTTCGTCAAAACACTTAACTgtaattactccaacccagggatcacttatgggttgttaaATTGCCATCTATACattccaaaaataatcacccgcacagttacataagtggtgaATTATAACGTTGCCCCtcccatgcaaggataaacaagttacattcataacaATTACTTCAGAATCAGCCGAAGTTTCTTCTTTGGTTTCTTCTGCCAACGGTTTTACAGTCTGTTCCACAAGTGTTGGTTTCGAGGTCACGAACCTGAATTTAAAAGTAGAATTACTTCTTGTAAACCAGTGACAGGCATTCAAACCATGGTTCATACTATAAGTAAATGCCTATTCTTGTCGTAAGTGCGCAAATACtgtttatatgaatgaatattgTAAGATTCACTATTTTAACCTTGCAAAGCACCTTTAGGAATTAGAACACTAGTGTTTTGTAATGTAGCTTGTGTCCgcattttacaactttttgtttggttaaattttattacggCTGTTTTGGGCAACTCATTAGTAGCTACTGAGTTAAATCAGTTGTTGATCGTTTTGTGAAACGACTCTCACATCCTCAGTATTGACAACATAGAGATACAAACAACTGGTTAAGTATTGTGCAACAGTGAAGGCCAATCAATCTATAATTATTAAGTCTTGCGAACGACACCCTTCACATCCACCGTGGTGGCAATACTGGCAATAATGAGCTTTAAACCCAAATCCTTTGGTTTAATACTGATTACTGGGCCATGACAATTAACAAACCAACATACAGGATATATTGACttactcttttttaatttgagcAGTTCCATCGCTGGCAGATGATATAAAACTGACATATCTTCCTTCAGTCATGTTTTATTACACAACGACCTAATCAAATCTAAATGTATAACCAACAGTTTATTACAGTGTATAAGAGTGCAGAAAACAATAACTTACAaggtaaactttttttatatagatagTAACATACAAtgtaatttcaaaatataggtttaaatataatgtctACAGAATTTCCTAAAACAGACGCACTCGagttttttctataaattttttaggtaaactgatattttcgtaagaaacataaatgaacaaacacatatattatatgttttataaataaatatatataacaaagtGCATCGAACATTCAATAtgaatattgtaaaaatatgtaaatatactcTTCTGTTCAATGtgaacatttaaaactttttacaaaatgagCGAAAGGTTAAGTTTTAAGAACATTTCATTTATACTGACAACAATCATTTAACCtctaaaatgatcaaaaattaaaaagatcatttgtttcaaaactttaaCACCATTTCACTGAATAGTGactacttttaatattttttggtcgatttaaacaaaatgataaGAAATTAAAAGATCATCTGTTTCAGCTTCTCCATAATTTCCGTTCCACTTTGCCAAACGATGACTTCCGCATCCACCTGATTCATACTAGGAGTCCTCCTCGACTTCCGGATCATTTTATCCAACATAAACCCTGCTCTTGGGAAGACAAAGTCATCGGAAGAGAGATTAATTGAAGCGCAAAAGTCGTTCGAACCATCCCCGACGTAACATATAGAGCTGAAAACCTCGCCCTCGTTTTTTAGTCTTTTTATGAACTCACGAATCAAAACTCCTTTGCACATATTCACGGGACACTCCTCATGATCATGTGAGTGGCACGGAATCACGCAGACTCTTCCATTATCTTCCAGTAAAGCTTTATTCGTAAAGATCTCTGAAACGACATTTTCCAACCCATATTCTTCCAGGAGAGTTTCAATATAAAAGCTGTTTGCATCGGACATAATTAcaactttaaacttttgtgGATTTTCACCAAGAAACTTAAGCAGCTCCACCATGCCACTTACAAGCTGCATTTTCCTTAACTCTGCTGCCATTTCTTGGACTGTAACCCCATTTTCGAAAAGATGGTTTAAAAACGAGTTCACCAGCTTTGTCCAGTTTCTTGTTTGCTCTGTGCTCCATAGTTTTGCAGCCTCAGCCTCATCCGTAACCATATCCATGACCACCGTATCCGTGTTACCTTCCGAGATGGTGTTGTCAAAATCGAAAATCACTAAGTGTTTGTGAgacattttttcttaaatattttcaacttattttgaaaaaatttcttgaatttcacggtaagaaaaattaaaaacgagTACGTCTATAATTtgctttatatataaacataaatactaTTTCCTATTCAAGTAGGTTACACCGTTGTTTGGTAGGTTACACCGTTGATGTATACCACGTCATTTCCATTTAGCTGACACAGCTTCTCTTTATAAATACGGTGATAACATCGCAGATAGAACACGCGCTGCACGGCGCACGCGGCTGTCAATCACTTATCAGCTGTGTTTGCAGTGATGTCCATACGATTTTtacttggtatttttttggtgATGACAACTTAAAAGACACTAAAAACGcagatgtttatttttaacaaacagaATATACGAAAATATAGATAGAGCTACTTAACTGCTTATAAAACTCGTTGCTTgaaaacaaatgtatatgtCATTAATTTTCGAACGAAAGCAACTGCTCcgattaaaatacaattttaaaagatttcaCAGTAacaacggtaaaacaacagtaaaacaacggtcgtgtaactttaaatatgattttttgaCACTATATAATtcactttatattataatataggtTGCGAAAATGATCTAAAAATGCCTTTCTTTGGTGCGGGTGGTCGTTGGTTTGACACGACCCTAATATAGCCGTTCATACAATCGAATATTTTATCTGTGCCTTCTGCAGCTGAAACCTCGTCGAACAAAACGGAGTGTAGTCCCGCGGAATCTCTGCCCGTAGATGTATGGATACACCTTCGACACTGCGAAAAACgatttgtaaataatcttttagcggcttagatggcagacgaaacgtcggAAGTATAAAATACGCTTTTTATACCAAACAAACTTCTAAAATGATATTTACGTTGTGGCcggtaaaaaaagaaaaaaaagttttgtagtttcagtttttccaatttatacaaacatataccTCTAAATCAATTTTGTTTCCGAGCAAAAGAATAGATTTTTTGTGCCCGTTGCAAGACGCTGCGGATTCTGCGCTTACATCtaatttcaagttttttaCAGAACTGATAAAGTCATTTGCGAATTCAAAGGATGTCGCATCGCCCACGTCATAAACAACTACTATTCCGTTCGCGCTATCCAAATTCTCTCCATCAAAAGTTACTTGTGCACTGCCGCTAACCTGAGTAAAACAACACCTGGCGTAATGGCTTTGCCATTTCTTGAGTTTTAAGGCAGCATAAAACACTTTGCGTGAATTTAAGAACATATAGAGAACATACACAATCGCAGATACATACAAATTTgacctatatagtagggtggagaaaatgggacaccttttcaatccatttttatttcaatttagtagttaccaaacattcaacgatttttgttataaaactgtatcctcacgactcccatagaccgtaggaaacaaagaacatttaaagaattataaaatgctatcctaaacacaatcaggatatttggattttatgtgctcaAGGTGCCACATCtttccctatcctactatataacaacaGCAAATTACTAGTGGACAACTGGTGTCACGAAACACAACCGGGAGGGGGTTTTTGTTCGAAATCGCGAAGTTGTAATCGTATGTCATGTTCTTGCCAGAAATGTATTCACCAATATATCGCTTTGTAAGAAATCGCACAAGAATAGCTGAAAAGATCCGTTGCGATTCATTAATATAGTccatatatacagtagggtgaaggaagatgggacaccttttaactccattgtctcgtcccgtttagtagaaaacaaagaacattcaagatatcataaaactatatactcacgactcccatagaccgttgttaattattaaaaacgcgatcaggatatttggatattatgtgctaaaggtgtcccatcttcccccaccctactattatagtaaggtgggagaagatgggctGCTTTAGCACATTCTCgacccaattggtagtaaacaaagggcattcaaagaattataacaccgtatcctcacgactcccatatatgtagaccgttgttaattgtttaaaacaagatcaggattcaggatatttaagtattatatgtgctaagttgtcttttataaaatttatatagtagagtgggggaagatgggacacctttagcacataatatctaaatatcctgatcgtgttttaaacaattactaacggtcaataTGAGTCATGGAcatatagtttcataatttcttaaatgttctttgtttactactaaacggggcgagaaaatagaggtaaaaggtatccaatcttcccccacccttagtgtggggtaagataaataccgttagcatTTCAAATTGTTTCCCGTCTGaagatgttccatcttccctacCCTTTACATAcgaattaaatattaaaagttctTACCTGTCTTACCAACATTGTGCGCTCCAGCAAATAATATGTTGATTGGCTTTGGTTTACTCGAATTACTCAGCAGTTCTCTGGCGTGcgttaaactaaattaaataaagtcaAGTCATTATAcagaatcacccacaaagcaacatacgtggtaactcgtataaggtgctggcaagaggtgtat from Ciona intestinalis chromosome 2, KH, whole genome shotgun sequence carries:
- the zf(c3h)-5 gene encoding zinc finger protein ZF(C3H)-5, which gives rise to MTEGRYVSFISSASDGTAQIKKEFVTSKPTLVEQTVKPLAEETKEETSADSEIKSSNGDRERKKPRGQNKNRPRPKQEQLSLKLCPSKISEKGYCHFGEKCQYLHDIGKYMELKPDDLGEKCFAFQTIGKCNYSFTCRFARDHVEKTNEGYVNKVDEEKLKTNSVKIKNVLPRDLQLQLRKRKFDFSKSDTAVKESSKAKARKLDQNAKKIPENVGNEENVTTVVTTGDITTSEDVLNKHGCVLDTDLIPLKTIEKKTIDFRDKLYLAPLTTCGNLPFRVVCKRLGADITCGEMAVATNVLQAKGGEWALMKRHPCEDIFGVQLCGAFPDTMSRCAELISKTCEVDFIDINMGCPIDLIYKKGAGSALMRRTNKLFDIVNCMNRSIDVPLTCKVRAGVETKKNCAHNILPKLRDYGVAMTTVHGRSREARYTKAADWGYISECAALADPMPVFGNGDILSYHDYMSVMENTTVSGVMIARGALIKPWVFTEIKERRDWDISSGERLDILRQFVNEGFVHWGSDTRGVENTRRFLLEWLSFLHRYIPVGLLERLPQRINERPPYYVGRNDLETLMGSANSNDWVKISEMLLGKVPDSFQFLPKHKANSYK
- the LOC113475804 gene encoding pyridoxal phosphate phosphatase PHOSPHO2-like; amino-acid sequence: MSHKHLVIFDFDNTISEGNTDTVVMDMVTDEAEAAKLWSTEQTRNWTKLVNSFLNHLFENGVTVQEMAAELRKMQLVSGMVELLKFLGENPQKFKVVIMSDANSFYIETLLEEYGLENVVSEIFTNKALLEDNGRVCVIPCHSHDHEECPVNMCKGVLIREFIKRLKNEGEVFSSICYVGDGSNDFCASINLSSDDFVFPRAGFMLDKMIRKSRRTPSMNQVDAEVIVWQSGTEIMEKLKQMIF
- the LOC108950927 gene encoding ras-related and estrogen-regulated growth inhibitor-like protein, whose amino-acid sequence is MFSLNLLRPGSSAEMNQKNEKGERTVTNLRRSEPIRKNFLTHARELLSNSSKPKPINILFAGAHNVGKTAILVRFLTKRYIGEYISGKNMTYDYNFAISNKNPLPVVFRDTSCPLVSGSAQVTFDGENLDSANGIVVVYDVGDATSFEFANDFISSVKNLKLDVSAESAASCNGHKKSILLLGNKIDLECRRCIHTSTGRDSAGLHSVLFDEVSAAEGTDKIFDCMNGYIRVVSNQRPPAPKKGIFRSFSQPIL